The nucleotide window TGAATGAGCAAGGCACTCGATTACGTTCCAAACCACAATCCAAGGCGTCACAATTACAGAATAAATAGCAGGTCCGTCCTCCTTTCTCTTTCTACACACAAAAAATAATTTCGCAACGGTCGCTCTCCTGGGCAGGGAGACAGACATACAGTGGACACAAGCACACACCACCAGACGAATTTATATGCCCCTGGGCCCTCTCACCGGATGCAAGTCGGCAAGGTGAAGCCGTGGCAAACGAAGAAGAGGGCGATGTATACTATTACAAGGAGGAGGAGTATCAACGCGGCCCTGCAGGAAAGAAAAAGGAGGAAATATATGAGATGCTTAATTTTTGCCGACAAGAGGTTGAAAAGGCAGCCGACTAAAGAGAACATCAGTTGGTTTAGGTAGCCACCCTTGGTAGATAAATACAAGTCTCTGTTAGGTCATGTAAACTGCGCAAGCAAGCTGCTTGGCACAGAAAAAACAGAGCAGCTTCAGACTAAACCTACACTTCAAGTTCATATAGCACATGGCTTCCAAGTATATTGAGAGATGATTCATAACATACAGTGTATACAACATGTTCCATATCAGGGTAATCTACTTATTCACATACAGCAATTTCCAGTCTTTGTGCCCACCAGAAGATAACCTATGTCAGAATCTACGCTGCTCACTTTGTTATTGACAGAACTAACAAGTACTGATGTACATACAGGGGCCAGTCTATGTTGCACTCAAAATACTGCCACAAAGTTGCATTCACTAATCCTGAATAAAACCCTGTCAGAAAGTGCTTACTGCACAAATGTTACGAGTGCGACAAAACTGCAGCTTTCACTTCGCATAGATTGAAGTGAATATGAGGACAACTGGGGAAAAGTTTATGGTGGGTGTAAGAGATTGGCGCAGAGAAGTTCATTAACCAAGCACAGTAACTCATGGAATGAAAAATGAGTGTAAAAAATTAATAGGACCGGACTACATACGTGAGTTTGACATTTCTCCACCAAGTTGTGCTTCTGTAGCGGCGAGCCTGTCTTTTGAATCGAACTGTATTCCCTTGCATAGTTGTAGTCTTGTCCACCAATAGGTCTAAACGGTcacctttttcaaggactttATCAATATTATCAATCATAACACTCCTAACCTGCAAGAGAATAATGGAGAGTAGGTATCATTCTGAACTGACAAATCTATCGGGTAACATGCATCTGACACGGAAGCAATGCAAGTCTGACAACTAGCAATTTAAACAAAATGCCAGTTCAAGTACACAACAGACCACTGCATGTTTACTAGATTTAAGAATGCCAGCATGAGCTCAATTAACTTCTAGAACATAAGCTTTTCAATATTATACTCCAGGAAACACCTGCATATTGGCCAAAATATATCTATGGTGTTCACAAAATAAAACTGAAAAAGAAGGCTATACCTGACTGATTTCGCCTCTCATACGGTTGATTTGATCTGCACTAGGGTCATTTGAATAGTAGTCCATTTGCTGACTGAGAACCCTTGAGAATTCGTCATTCATTGCATAAGCAAGAGCTGTCAGTGCAGCACGGCCATATGTCTTAACAAACTTTCCATGGATATCCTCGAGGAAAGCAAATGGGATACGCCCTACAACAAAAATTAGCTCATAAGGAGATTGCTACGTGATGCATATCACAAGAGGGACATAGTAAGCCGCAGAGATAAAATCTACAGGTGTGAACCTTTAGACATCAGTCAATGCTTAATGTGATAGATTTGGTTAGCACATAATAAACTCAATTTGGTACAGGGGATTTGACAGATTGCTGTTAGCAAATAGCTCGACAGTATACCATGCGGCCAAGCAGAGCCAACTTAGCTTAAATACCTCTGATTGAACATCAAACAATCATCACCATCCGCACCAAACTCCATATACTACAAGGAATAGACTACGAATTACAGCAGAGTATTGCCAAAATCGCACAATTTTCCAGACTAGATGCTTACTTTCTTAGGCTCGATAATAATGTGCAATTCGAGGTGGCAGATTTTAAAAAGATGAGACAGCTAGAGTTAGCTAAACGATAAACACTAGCAGCACTTTCACAGCATCTAATGCGTTTGACCTCAAGGTCAAAATCCAGGCGGGCAGCCTGGACTCCATGTATCCTCGAACGGACGGCAATTGGCGAGCCCTGAATCAATCCGAACAATTTGCCCCGTTTGACCCGATCTAGCAATCCCCCAAAACAGGCCTGCAGGCCCGCGAgtcgagcagcagcagcaagcaGACAGAGACCGGAGACGCGCGTGCTGACAAACCCCAGCACAGCGCAGCACATTAATTCCCCCGGATCTCCGATATTCCCCCGCTGACGAAACCAAAACCCCAGAGAGATTCGAAATTCCCTCCACCCCGGCCGCTTCCTTCGACTAATAAAGAAAAAAAGCAGAGCCGCGGCGCTCCGGCGAGCAGATGGGGGAGAGATAGGAGGGAGGGGTGGGGCGGGGCTTACGTCCGGCGGCGTCGTCGGCCATGCAGAGGGCGGTGATGCCGTCGGTGCGCTTGGCGTGGAAGACGTAGCGGTCCTGGGTGTAGGAGACGTGGCTGTCGGCGCCGCCGCCGGGGAGGCGCTCGAGGACCTGGCGCGCGACGGCGCCCGCGTTGGTCGCCGCCGCGCTGTGCTCCGCCAGCACCGTCGCGCCCCGCGCCACCACCGCGTACAGGATCGGCATCCCGCCGCTCCTCCTCCCGCCTCTGCCGTGTGGACTCTgctcttctttctttctttcctcGGGGGCAGGGGGAGGAGAaaggggagggagggaggggagACGGGGTATGTAGGTAGGCAGGAGTAGGAGGAGTAGGATGATCTGGCAGCAGCGAGGGACAGCTCGGGTTGGGTGGAGCCGTTGTTTAATTGGCGGCGGGGCCCGGTGAGCCGACGTGAGCTGTTGCGGTTGGGCGCGGCCTCGGCTCGCTGGCCGCCCCGGGTTCGCTGGGCTGGGGCTTGGGGAACGTAGTCCGGCTCGGGCCCGTTCCTGTCCTTGGGATTtagattttttttttgagaaatgaCCTTGGGAATTCTCCAACGTGCTCTGCACTCTGGCACGCGTGAAAAAACGACAAAATTGGCCCTTAGGCCAAAGTTCAGCGCAAAATGACCTCGTTTTCAAAATATTTCACAAAATGGCCCTACCCGCATGACGCCCGTGCCCATAGCGCCATGCTAGATTACATAACGCCCCGGTCAAGGACTCCATACACGTCAGCGCTGACTACCACGTCGGCCTGGCCTTGGGTGCATGACGCCGCGGCCCAGGGTGCCATGCTCTGTAGCACGACGCCCCGCCCTTGGGTGCCATACCCCTTCACTTATCCCTGCCCGCATCCTCTCCTCTCTGCTTCGTTCTTCCCTCCTCTCTGTTTCTTTCCCCCACCATGGCGCCCCTCAATTCACGCCTCCCTCTCCCCACTCAAGTGCTGTGGATCTGAGCCAAAAAAACGGTGGATCTGGTTGTCCTTCCAATCCCGAAGGTattctcctccctttcccctctCTTCTATTGGTTTGATTTGGGTGAAACCCTGGTTCATCCTTTTCTTGAAATTATCATTGGATTTTGGTGTGATAATGTAGGCATTAGTGTGATTTAGGATATGTATGGCTTAGGATATGTATGATATAGAATAATGAAAGTGCTATGAATTTGGTTAGGATATGTACGCACATATATGGTGTATGGAAGAATTAGTGTAAAATTAGGAAGGCGGATGGATGGATATTTGCAATTATTGCAAATATATGGTGTATGATACTGTAGAAAATTATATGCACATATATTGTGTATGGAAGAAGAATTAGTGTAGAAATTTTGCACATGTATGTATGTTTTTGCACTAGTGCGAATATTTGCAAATGTCAACGGGGCTTAGCATATACATTTGTAATTTGCATGATGGCTTCTCTTATCCATCCATCGTACGATCAATTGCATTGTGGACGGTTCATGGTAGATGAAGGAAGGGTTTTTGATCGGCTTCACCTGAGGTCCGATTCGGTTCGGTTCATCATACGCTCGCCCCTGCCGTCTTTTGAGTTGCTATTATGTGTATGCATGATGATTAATAAGGCCCCACTATGATATCGAACTACGATATTATATAGATTGTGAATATattatcatatactagtatcatatCGAACTACGATATTATAGATTGTGAATATAGTACTAGTACTTTATAAATGCGTGGTGTCATGGGAGCAAGTCTGACAGTAAGAATAGGGGGTATGTAGGAGGAGGCAAGGCCCTAGCTACGGCAAGGTTGTGcacgcaagatttacgagttcaggcccttctcggaggaagtaatagccctacgtctcggtgcccggaggctttgtcgactggattatgcgtgagagttacaggggtgcgaacccttgtgccagaggagggggtggcttatatagagtgcgccagggccctccagccctcagttacacagggttcaatgtatGTTTAAGGCAGGGGTGTTACTGGTAGTGCTAGCAATAAATGACTATAATGATCTTTAAGACTACGGAGTGAACGCCTAACCATTGCCATCCTGGGGTGGCTTTAGATCTTCTGTTCTTCGAGTGATTCTTCGTATGGTCGAGTGGAATTGGGGTATCCAAGTGAGATAGCtggtcgagtggattgcactccTAGGTGATTTCAGTCGATATCTTCTGTTGTACTTTGAATGTTCTTGACTCTAGGGtagtgtccttgggtagggcgtctaggtcaggcctatgaccttaccctaggtacatgtcatcgtcattagcccccgaatggattgagGTCCGAGTGAAGAAGGGTTGAAGTTGGTTCCAACTCGATTCCATGCTTCAGAGGCATTTCACTGGAGTCTGGAAATCATGTTGAAGCTTCAACCTtgtttcagtcgccttgatcaaTTCAGAGGTCCTCGAGTGAATTACAGTGATAATCTACGAGTGTTGTTATGGTGCGAAATCTTCGGCGTGATTGGTTGCTCTGCAGTTTCCGGATCTCATGGGATTCGAAATTTTGGAGAAGCGCACGGGACGGAGCGTGGCGCAGTAAGCGGAATGGACAGACATAGGCTCCTCGATTTTCGTGCCGTCTTTTTCGCCATGTGTCGGGTGAGCGTCTGCTGCGGGATGCGATAAGATCGTCTGGATCCAccggtcagccactcggaagcagCCTCATAAAGAGCGCTCGGGCCGATGTGATGCACAGTGTGCCTCATTCGGTCCTCTTCTCCTTTGCCTCTCCACCGCGCATCTCTCTGCTCTCGTTGCCTCTGTCCAGTCCGCGAGTACTCCGCCGACATGGGGAAGGACAAGACCGCGGccctggagcgcgcgaagaaggtgTCGGCAGCGGCGAAAGGCAAGAAGACGGCTCAGGGGTCATCGTCGCGGTCCGGTCTGCCTCCTGGTTGGGTCCAGGGGGACTGGATCCGCTCCACAATCGTGCAGGAAGACTTGGAGAGGCTCGCCGAGGACGATATGATTGCTGACAAATCTTGGAggttgccggagggggaatctgAGCCCCAGCTGCGCGAGGGTGAGCGTGTCCTCCTCACCACTCACGTTGATCGGGGGTTTTCTCTTCCTCCGCATCCGTTCTTTCGAGGTTTCTTGAACTTTTTGGTGCCCAGATTCACCATTCCCCCCAACACAATCATATATCTTGCCGCATACATCTCTTTGTGCGAAAACTTTCTGGGCTGCCAACcacactggggtctcttcaaacacatcttcacttgtcgctcccagacggTGAAGAAATCGAATCCGACTGACGAAAAGATGCGCatgatccagatgtgcgggggttTAGGGGTTCAAACTAGGTGTAGAAGCACTTTTCCTTCCATGACCCTTCCCGAGTCAGTCCGcagatggcagtcgacctggttctactgcaaagacgtCCCGACTCCTGGTCAGTCGACCGGTCTCCCCCCTTTCACTATGGAGCGACTCTGCCAACCTTCTTCACTGATTGTGACCCCAGAGGAGAAAGGCGAGGTGTCTCTTTTAGTCGACTAAGTCATTAACTTGGTTCAGGAGGGTGTCACTGGCTtggatctgctggaggtgctCCTCAGTCGGCGAatccagcctctccaagcccgTGATCATCTGATGTGGATGTACTCAGGTCCTAGATACACCGCTTGGGtccacccagaggaggtcaccGAGGAGATGGTGGCCCAGCGGCTGAGGAGCATTACTAGGAACAAAGATAACCCCAGGGGGTCCAGGAGGATTCGGCCATTCGACGCCGAACATGAGCCAGAAGAGGTCAGGCTAAAAAATCCCGAGTGTTTTCTCCTTCCGATATGCAATTGTTCTTGAATCCGAGTGATACTTGTAGTTTTGTCTTGCAGATTTATACCAAGATGTATTCGATGCCAAACGGGGAAcaactcgaggagggagaggagagCACAGATGAAAGCGCCGACTGGCGATCTGGAGATGATAGTGAAGATGACAGTGACGACTTGAGCAACAGCGAGGAGGTTGACTCGTTGCCCCGCTCAGAGCGCCGCTCCAAACAATCCCAAGATCCTGCAGGTGTGCGGCAAGGCAGTTCCACCAAGCACGCAAGCACCAAAGCGCACTCAGACCTCAACTCTAGATCCGTCGGAGAAGGCCGCTAAGCAGCCCAAGGTTGTCCCACCAAAACCTCAGAAGGCCCTGCCAAAGATCAAGGTGGATGTTCTTGTTGCTTCTGCTAAGTCCTCGTTTCTTCTCTTTGTCTTCTATGTTATTGTTGACTCATTCGCTTGCATGACTGAGTGAATTTCGGAGCTTTCAATGCTGCTACCTCCGGGACTTCCATGGACATTGATAAGGAGTAGGATGACGTGGAAACTTCAGACGTGACCACCTCTCAGGTAGGTACATCTCCACAGTCATGCTCTTACTTCATCAACTGTTCTAATGGTCGACTGAATTCTTACGGTCGAATGGTTTGTAGTGCCACCAAATTTTATTCAACTTctagatgatgacgatgatgaagaagcgccATCAAGGAACACATGGAGAAGGGACGGGACTCTGAGCAAGAAGGTGCCTGCCAGCCAAGTGTCCCACTCGACATCGACATCAGAGCCAGTCGTTCAACAACTTGGAGACTTAgttcagacttatgtttctttTGCTGATCCTTTGTCGACTAACCAGCCTTCGGCGTCGACTGCTCAAGCCCCTATTCCGACTATGCAACTTCAAGCTTCAGCTCCTTCAGCTACCTCATCTATTCCACTGACCCCTCTTTTCGTTACTCATCACGTCCCGGAGGACCAGGTAGGTGCTGCCAAGGAAGTCATGCTCCAAGCAGGCTTAATGATGGACTGAATGAAGGCGGTGTACAAAACCAGCAAGGCTGCCTATGACGCCAGCTCCGCCCTTCAAATCAATGTCCGAGTAAGTGGGATTGTAAGTTGATTTCCGATTGGTTTCCAGCTTAACCTTTGCTCTgctaggatatgctatctgaaaaCTGCTGCTTTATTATTCGTAAGATGTCCGTGGATGAGCGTTTTGGAACCTTACagtacaaaaaaagacacattcgtgacattttgggccgaacaaattttttttctgtcatacttatgacacttctatgacgataattgtgacaaaacccggtatcatcatagatgtggtggggtcctacttctatgacaaaaaatcatgatagaaaatgggcttttcgtcatgggcgggtcggagatgcagctgcatgacattctttgggccgtctatgacggaaaaaaccgtggtagaagcgagggcgaggaaaatatcggggtgttcccggttacggtgggtggtcggggccgagcgatgcgcgtttctctcgtacacgcacgcgcatgggtgtgaggcgttgggctctaactgaacccgagcgaggcgttgggctctaactgaacccgagcgattgcactgcaggccaTGCGTTACTGAACTCAAGCGATCGGTCGATGggtgttaactgaacccgatcgagcgattccttcgctactgctgctaactgaagccgatcgatgttgcctctggatgaacagtgagcgttgctgggggtttggatgaacagttcccggtgggggtggatgaacaggccccgtggtgttgcctctggatgaacagtgagcgttgctggggggtttggatgaacagttcccgatgggggtggatgaacaggaccctgtggtgttgcctctggatgaacaggaccctgatcgatcgagccggttggggctggatgaacaggaccccatgaagggctggatgaacaggaccaccccgtggagggtaggatggacagtagacggtggagggctggatgaacagtagcccgtggaggggtggttgaacaggagcccgtggagaagtctggttgaacagtagctgatggagtagcgcgcggtggaggctggatgaacaggagctcgtggatgaacaatcgcaggtggaggctggaggaggtcgacggtggatgaacagtaacccgtggaggctggagggggtcgacggtggagatgaacagtatcccgtagagtcccgttttgcggtacgccacacccctcccgatgaacatgatccccgtttcgaccgtagcacttcagcacaagtccgtttcctccgttttgcaatacgccacacccctcccgatcaacaggacccccgtttcgaccgtaggaggtccgtttcctccgttttgcattacgccagacccctcccgatgaacaggatcccgttttgaccgtggccagtcgaacacaaggctgtttcctccgttctgcagtacgccaggcctcgtttccatcgactgttctgtccaagccctctcgatgaacacgacaacgcattccgttccgacccagccggttggctccccatgaacacgacgacgatacagtttctccgttccgacccagccatgtacacgagccctggccgtatgtatgcgtgagtaggtgttcgagaccctgcccgtatgtacgtacgtggccgtattttctttcttgcacactggccgctgtacgtacgtgtacatgccacgtgcgcgcctctactgtgacacgtgcgcgcctctacatcgaccagtatgtacgtacacattcacgaccagaatgacaacgctacgtacgcttcgaccaggtgggtcccgactgtcaggcacttccttgcgtgcgaagatgtagctggtgggtcccagcagtcagggggcgaattgttttttttgcccggacgcacttccttgtgtgcgaagatggagctggtgggtcccagcagtcagggggacgaatcattttttttttgcccggacgcacttccttgcgtgcgaagatagagctggtgggtcccagtagtcagggggacgaatcatttttttttgcccggacgcacttccttgcgtgcgaagatgtagctggtgggtctcagcagtcagggggaaacgtttttttgcgaaatacggtggcccgtccggtgggtccccgctgtcaggtggatgaataattattttgtgcgtaataaggaggcagttccttgctgcggccgtggacccagctgtcggcctctccacgtacagtccatgtccgatggaagccgttccatggccacgttgaccacacagcgccgagagcaccagggcggtggacgacggtgaggcctaggaaggggacaacgcggagccggggaagacgcgatagtggaaacccgcgcggagaggagtacgagggttcactggttcggctgcggtgtgaggccgccgtcgccgtagggcctggccagctgtgggaatagtaggggcggtgaggcctccgcggcagcacagccggccacgggaggcaggagcatgcggcaagaccggcgctgctttgggcggctggagcaagaagaccagagattgaagaagcactacggtcgttggatgaacatcgtacggtcactggagctagaatcgttcatattgactaagttgacaaagcactccatccccgtcaacttagtaggcccacaagtcagcctcccaccaaggtgggtcccaactagcagggggtattcattttttgtgcgtaataaggaggcacttccttgctgagaagatatagctggtgggtccgacctgtcaatAGTGGGAATATTTTTTtccgcaaaatacagaggcccttccggtgggtcccagctgtcaggtggaggaatcattattttgcgcgtaataaggaggcatttccttgcatgcggccgtggatccagctgtcagcctctccacacacagtctacttccgatggtgtcgttcgttgaccacgttgaccactccgcgccgagcgcatccaaggtggtgaacgacggcgaggccccggacagcaacgagccggagatgggaagacgcgggagtagtgTCGCAGATGGAGAgatgtacgagggttaactggttttggtgcggtgtggttcggcagtcggtgaagaagaacaggaggtgtggaggggtggagggatggcctggccaacggtggagtagcgcttcacaGCGAAGCATGCTAAGCAGAGTTTCTAGtagcaggaggcgggagcaggtggtcccagcatcgctggaggaagaagatgagagattgaagatggctgccggtcgttggatgtaaatccaacggctaacgatgtcagaatcatttgttaaCTAACttacaacgacttgcattggctttggcctattggcccacatttcagccttaaaaaatgtggcacgtattcaacccatttttcagaatttacagtctttctTTTGCGGGGTAGAATTTACTGTCCATTTGatctttttttttgaattacagtccattagctaggctgggtgaacaaataatgtagcgtccatgtggtccatttatgttttttcctaaaaaattacaggtcatttgcactttctcgaaatacacgattttgctgggttgattctaattataatgttggggtgggcgcaacaatgttatcaaaaaataaacaggggctgagcattttgttatatatatatatatatatgtatatatataataagtgatttattattacattggtcattaaatcttaccaagcttttgtacacaattaTCAGGATTTTGTTGCCaaaaaaatccaggattttattgttaagaaattatttttataatttaacaagatgtgggatattgtttttttatatatgtaagtatctgttaaatacatgatgacaataaaaataatatataataacatgtaaaataatttaaatatatataatatagttagaagaaaaacataagttggaccaggcgttcctattcttatatagaaaaatagtaCAGACCTCTGCATtttcttttttaaaaaaatacataaattgggttgccgatgtttcaggaaaaatacaacctcggatgggaggtccataggccggtcgatacatgacggccctcaaGAAAAATACAAATAGGCCTATGGACCTctcatccgaggtcgtgggctgcgcatgttaaaaaaaagcctagacggggcagcccaaaacccagctgatacttactgccccagtgataataaatgatacctgccagTTCCCCGActtcgttgtgaatttatctcctatagtaactacgttgaagcacctaaaaaatgTAACTATATTGAGAACTCTGTGGGCCCCAAcgtcagtatagcattaggaggaagtatttttttcgatgaggcacttgcttgcgtacggccatag belongs to Triticum urartu cultivar G1812 chromosome 7, Tu2.1, whole genome shotgun sequence and includes:
- the LOC125521024 gene encoding vesicle-associated membrane protein 711-like translates to MPILYAVVARGATVLAEHSAAATNAGAVARQVLERLPGGGADSHVSYTQDRYVFHAKRTDGITALCMADDAAGRRIPFAFLEDIHGKFVKTYGRAALTALAYAMNDEFSRVLSQQMDYYSNDPSADQINRMRGEISQVRSVMIDNIDKVLEKGDRLDLLVDKTTTMQGNTVRFKRQARRYRSTTWWRNVKLTAALILLLLVIVYIALFFVCHGFTLPTCIR